One genomic segment of Pseudomonas chlororaphis subsp. aurantiaca includes these proteins:
- the kdsB gene encoding 3-deoxy-manno-octulosonate cytidylyltransferase, with protein sequence MTTAFTVVIPARFASTRLPGKPLQLIAGKPMIQHVWEQACKSAAQRVVVATDDVRIVEACQGFGAEALLTREDHNSGTDRLAEVASQLGLAADAIVVNVQGDEPLIPPAVIDQVAANLAAHTEASMATLAEPIEDVETLFNPNVVKVVSDINGLALTFSRATLPWARDAFAKNRDLLPEGVPYRRHIGIYAYRAGFLHDFVSWGPCWLENTESLEQLRALWHGVRIHVADALQAPPGGVDTAEDLERVRRLLEA encoded by the coding sequence ATGACCACAGCCTTTACCGTTGTCATTCCAGCCCGATTCGCCTCCACCCGCCTGCCGGGTAAACCGCTGCAGTTGATCGCCGGCAAGCCGATGATCCAGCACGTCTGGGAACAGGCCTGCAAGAGCGCCGCCCAGCGCGTGGTGGTGGCGACCGACGATGTGCGTATCGTCGAGGCCTGCCAGGGTTTCGGTGCCGAAGCGCTGCTGACCCGCGAAGACCACAATTCCGGGACCGATCGCCTGGCGGAAGTCGCCAGCCAGCTGGGCCTGGCGGCAGACGCCATCGTGGTCAATGTCCAGGGCGACGAGCCGTTGATCCCGCCGGCAGTGATCGATCAGGTGGCCGCCAACCTGGCCGCCCACACCGAAGCAAGCATGGCCACCCTGGCCGAGCCGATCGAAGACGTCGAGACCCTGTTCAACCCGAACGTGGTCAAGGTGGTCAGTGACATCAACGGCCTGGCCCTGACCTTCAGCCGCGCCACGTTGCCCTGGGCGCGCGACGCCTTTGCGAAAAACCGCGACCTGCTGCCGGAAGGCGTGCCTTATCGCCGCCATATCGGCATCTATGCCTACCGCGCCGGCTTCCTGCATGACTTCGTCAGCTGGGGCCCGTGCTGGCTGGAAAACACCGAGTCGCTGGAGCAGTTGCGGGCCTTGTGGCACGGCGTGCGCATCCATGTCGCCGATGCCCTGCAAGCACCGCCCGGTGGCGTCGATACCGCCGAAGACCTTGAGCGCGTTCGTCGCCTGCTGGAGGCCTGA
- a CDS encoding low molecular weight protein-tyrosine-phosphatase, whose amino-acid sequence MRVLFVCLGNICRSPTAEGVLRHKLREAGLADRVEVASAGTGEWHIGKAPDKRSQRAALLRGYDLSAQRAQQVSSADFARYDLILAMDESNLRNLKALQPAQGKAELDLFLRRYEAAVDEVPDPYYDGEQGFEQVLDLIEYASDRLVIELKGRL is encoded by the coding sequence ATGCGGGTTCTGTTTGTCTGCCTGGGCAATATCTGCCGTTCGCCGACGGCGGAAGGCGTATTGCGCCACAAGTTGCGCGAAGCGGGGCTGGCCGATCGGGTCGAAGTCGCGTCCGCCGGGACCGGCGAATGGCACATCGGCAAGGCGCCGGACAAGCGCAGCCAGCGCGCAGCGCTGTTGCGCGGTTACGATCTGTCGGCCCAGCGCGCCCAGCAGGTCAGCAGTGCGGACTTTGCCCGCTACGACCTGATCCTGGCCATGGACGAGAGCAACCTGCGCAATCTCAAGGCGCTGCAGCCGGCCCAGGGCAAGGCCGAGCTGGACCTGTTCCTGCGCCGCTACGAAGCGGCGGTGGACGAGGTGCCGGATCCTTACTACGACGGTGAGCAAGGTTTCGAGCAGGTGCTGGACTTGATCGAGTACGCCAGCGACAGGCTGGTCATCGAGCTGAAGGGGCGCCTATGA
- the murB gene encoding UDP-N-acetylmuramate dehydrogenase, which translates to MSLHLQSQVSLKPFNTFGVDVRAQLFAEAHSDADVREALAYSAQHRLPLLVIGGGSNLLLTADIPALVLRMSTRGIRLLSDDGQQVVVEAEAGETWHPFVQWTLEQGLSGLENLSLIPGTVGAAPMQNIGAYGVEIKDVFAGLTALDRQSGELRDFSLEECQFAYRDSLFKQQAGRWLILRVRFALARSEHLHLEYGPVRQRLSEQGIEQPTASDVSRAICSIRSEKLPDPAVLGNAGSFFKNPVVSAAQAAEIRQRHAGLVGYPQVDGQVKLAAGWLIEQAGWKGFRDGDAGVHRLQSLVLVNYGSATGLQLLSLARRIQQDIAERFHVQLEMEPNLY; encoded by the coding sequence ATGAGCTTGCATCTGCAGTCCCAGGTTTCCCTCAAGCCCTTCAATACTTTCGGTGTCGATGTGCGCGCGCAGCTGTTCGCCGAGGCCCACAGCGATGCCGACGTGCGTGAGGCGCTGGCCTATTCGGCGCAGCACCGACTGCCGCTCCTGGTGATTGGCGGCGGCAGCAATCTGCTGTTGACCGCTGATATTCCGGCGCTGGTCTTGCGCATGAGTACCCGGGGCATTCGCCTGCTGAGCGACGATGGCCAGCAAGTGGTGGTCGAGGCCGAGGCCGGCGAGACCTGGCATCCGTTCGTGCAATGGACCCTTGAGCAGGGCTTGTCCGGCCTGGAAAACCTCAGCCTGATTCCGGGGACCGTGGGCGCCGCACCGATGCAGAACATCGGCGCCTACGGGGTCGAGATCAAGGATGTGTTCGCTGGCCTGACCGCGCTGGATCGGCAGAGCGGCGAGCTGCGTGATTTCAGCCTGGAAGAATGCCAGTTCGCCTACCGCGACAGCCTGTTCAAGCAGCAGGCCGGCCGCTGGCTGATTCTGCGGGTGCGGTTTGCCCTGGCCCGCAGCGAGCATTTGCACCTGGAGTACGGCCCGGTGCGCCAGCGTTTGAGCGAGCAGGGCATCGAGCAGCCGACGGCCAGCGATGTCAGTCGCGCCATTTGCAGCATCCGCAGCGAAAAACTGCCAGACCCGGCCGTGCTGGGCAATGCCGGCAGTTTCTTCAAGAACCCGGTGGTGTCCGCGGCGCAGGCGGCCGAGATCAGGCAGCGGCATGCAGGGTTGGTGGGTTATCCACAGGTGGACGGGCAGGTGAAACTGGCGGCTGGCTGGTTGATCGAACAGGCGGGCTGGAAGGGTTTTCGCGATGGCGATGCCGGGGTGCATCGCTTGCAGTCGCTGGTGCTGGTCAACTACGGCAGTGCCACGGGCTTGCAGCTGTTGAGCCTGGCGCGAAGGATCCAGCAGGATATCGCCGAGCGCTTCCATGTTCAGCTGGAGATGGAGCCCAATCTCTATTGA
- a CDS encoding (2Fe-2S)-binding protein: MITLKLNGQDHQLDVTEDMPLLWAIRDVAGYNGTKFGCGMGLCGACTIHIDGSPARSCITPIGSVVGQNVSTIDNLHSDPVGKVVQQAWLDSAVAQCGYCQGGQIMSATALLKVNPNPSDEQIEAAMVGNICRCGTYNRIKTAIRQASTHLKEAQA, encoded by the coding sequence ATGATTACTCTGAAACTCAACGGTCAAGATCACCAACTGGATGTCACCGAGGACATGCCGCTGCTCTGGGCTATCCGCGACGTGGCGGGCTACAACGGCACCAAGTTCGGTTGCGGCATGGGCCTGTGCGGCGCGTGCACCATCCATATCGACGGCTCCCCGGCGCGCAGTTGCATCACGCCGATCGGCTCGGTGGTCGGGCAGAACGTCAGCACCATCGATAACCTACACAGCGACCCGGTCGGTAAAGTCGTGCAGCAGGCCTGGCTGGACAGCGCAGTGGCCCAGTGTGGCTACTGCCAGGGCGGGCAGATCATGTCGGCCACCGCCTTGCTCAAGGTCAACCCCAACCCCAGCGACGAACAGATCGAAGCCGCCATGGTCGGCAACATCTGCCGTTGCGGCACTTACAACCGGATCAAGACCGCCATCCGCCAGGCGTCCACCCACCTGAAGGAGGCCCAGGCATGA
- a CDS encoding xanthine dehydrogenase family protein molybdopterin-binding subunit, whose translation MSQLPNALSNLSRRGFLKGVGATGALVLAASWGWQDAFAEEKKFGADGMPHGWVDDPKVYVSIAADGSVTVLCNRSEMGQGVRTSLSMVVADELEADWALVKVKQAPGDEALFGNQDTDGSRSMRHWYEPMRRCGAAARTMLEQAAAEQWKVPLAECRAQLHKVIHQPSGRELGYGALAAAASALAVPARDSLRLKQPSEFRYIGKEGTRAIDGADIVNGQAVYGADVHFDGMLFATVARPRVYGGKVKSFDGSAALKVPGVIKVLQIESRPLPSEFQPLGGVAVIASNTWAAIKGREALKIEWDDGVNAGYDSIVYRKELEAAALKPGKVVRSTGNIDEAMSSADSSLEASYYLPHLAQAPMEPMVAVARFQDGQCEAWAPSQAPQVTRERIAERLGIPFEKVTVNITLLGGGFGRKSKPDFIIEAAILAKEVPGKAVRVQWTREDDIHNSYFHTVSAEYLKASLNKDGMPSGWLHRTVAPSITALFAPGMNHEAAFELGMGFTNLAYAIPNVRLENPEAAAHTRVGWYRSVSNIPHGFAIQSFIDELAHKAGQDPLKYQLKLLGPDRRIDPRTLSEEWNYGESPERYPIDTARMRGVLETAAKAAGWGRSLPKGRGLGLAVHYSFVTYVAAVIEVEVKDDGTLIVHKADIAVDCGPQINPERIRSQFEGACVMGLGNAVVGEISFKDGKVQQDNFHMYEVARMSLAPKEVAVHLVTPPGDVPLGGVGEPGVPPIAPALCNAIFAATGKRIRNLPVRYQLQGWQQASKA comes from the coding sequence ATGAGCCAGCTGCCGAATGCCTTGAGCAACCTCAGCCGCCGCGGTTTTCTCAAGGGCGTCGGCGCCACCGGTGCGCTGGTGCTGGCGGCCAGCTGGGGTTGGCAGGATGCCTTTGCCGAAGAGAAGAAATTCGGTGCCGACGGCATGCCCCATGGCTGGGTCGATGACCCCAAGGTGTACGTGAGCATCGCCGCCGATGGCAGCGTGACCGTGCTCTGTAACCGTTCGGAAATGGGCCAGGGTGTGCGTACCAGCCTGAGTATGGTAGTCGCCGACGAACTGGAGGCCGACTGGGCGCTGGTGAAGGTCAAGCAGGCGCCGGGCGACGAGGCGCTGTTCGGTAACCAGGACACTGACGGTTCGCGCAGCATGCGCCATTGGTACGAGCCGATGCGGCGCTGCGGCGCGGCGGCCCGGACCATGCTCGAGCAGGCGGCGGCAGAGCAGTGGAAAGTCCCGCTGGCCGAGTGCCGGGCGCAGTTGCATAAAGTGATCCACCAACCGAGCGGCCGCGAACTGGGCTACGGCGCCCTGGCCGCCGCGGCGAGCGCCCTGGCCGTGCCGGCCCGCGACAGCCTGCGCCTGAAGCAACCAAGCGAATTCCGTTACATCGGCAAGGAGGGCACCCGCGCCATCGACGGTGCAGACATCGTCAACGGCCAGGCGGTCTACGGTGCCGATGTGCATTTCGACGGCATGCTCTTCGCGACGGTTGCGCGTCCACGGGTCTATGGCGGCAAGGTCAAATCCTTTGATGGCAGTGCGGCGCTGAAGGTCCCGGGGGTGATCAAGGTGCTGCAGATCGAGAGTCGCCCGCTGCCTTCCGAGTTCCAGCCGCTGGGTGGCGTGGCGGTGATCGCCAGCAACACTTGGGCGGCGATCAAGGGCCGCGAGGCGCTGAAGATCGAATGGGACGATGGCGTCAACGCCGGCTACGACTCGATTGTCTACCGCAAGGAGCTGGAAGCCGCGGCGCTCAAGCCAGGCAAGGTAGTACGCAGCACCGGCAATATCGACGAAGCCATGAGCAGCGCCGACAGCAGCCTGGAGGCCTCCTACTACCTGCCGCATCTGGCACAGGCGCCGATGGAGCCGATGGTCGCCGTAGCGCGGTTTCAGGACGGCCAGTGCGAAGCCTGGGCCCCGAGCCAGGCGCCACAGGTGACCCGAGAACGTATCGCCGAGCGCCTGGGCATTCCCTTCGAGAAGGTGACGGTCAATATCACCCTGCTCGGCGGGGGCTTTGGCCGTAAATCCAAGCCCGACTTCATCATTGAAGCGGCAATCCTCGCCAAGGAAGTGCCGGGCAAGGCGGTGCGGGTGCAATGGACCCGCGAAGACGACATTCACAACTCCTACTTCCACACCGTGTCGGCGGAATACCTCAAGGCCAGCCTGAACAAGGACGGCATGCCGTCCGGCTGGCTGCACCGCACCGTGGCGCCGAGCATCACCGCGCTGTTCGCCCCGGGCATGAACCATGAGGCCGCCTTCGAGCTGGGCATGGGCTTTACCAACCTGGCCTATGCGATTCCCAACGTACGCCTGGAAAACCCCGAGGCCGCCGCGCATACCCGGGTTGGCTGGTATCGCTCGGTGTCGAACATCCCCCACGGTTTCGCCATCCAGAGCTTTATCGACGAACTGGCCCATAAGGCGGGCCAGGACCCGTTGAAGTACCAGCTCAAGCTGCTGGGGCCGGATCGCCGGATCGATCCACGGACCTTGAGCGAGGAGTGGAACTACGGCGAGTCCCCAGAGCGTTACCCGATCGACACCGCCCGCATGCGTGGTGTGCTGGAGACGGCCGCCAAGGCGGCGGGCTGGGGACGCAGCCTGCCCAAGGGCCGTGGCCTGGGGCTGGCGGTGCACTACAGCTTCGTCACCTATGTGGCGGCGGTGATCGAGGTCGAGGTCAAGGATGATGGCACCTTGATTGTGCATAAGGCCGATATCGCCGTGGACTGCGGTCCGCAGATCAACCCCGAGCGTATCCGCTCGCAATTCGAGGGTGCCTGTGTGATGGGCCTGGGCAATGCGGTGGTGGGCGAGATCAGCTTCAAGGACGGCAAGGTCCAGCAGGACAACTTCCATATGTATGAAGTGGCGCGCATGTCCCTGGCGCCGAAGGAGGTTGCCGTGCATCTGGTGACGCCGCCGGGCGATGTGCCGTTGGGCGGTGTCGGTGAGCCGGGTGTGCCGCCGATCGCGCCGGCCCTGTGCAATGCGATCTTTGCCGCCACCGGCAAACGCATCCGCAACCTGCCAGTGCGTTATCAACTGCAAGGCTGGCAACAAGCGAGCAAGGCCTGA
- a CDS encoding XdhC family protein has product MDSVDLNVLRSVLEWRRAGQRVTLYSVVQTWGSAPRPPGAMLALREDGMVIGSVSGGCIEDDLIARLHDGRLPQDGPPVQLVTYGVTREEAARFGLPCGGTLRLTEERVGDPAWVAELLARCEAHEIVARELSLSSGEVLLKPASKTDVLSFDDTTLRAIYGPRWRLLLIGAGQLSRYVAEMARLLDFEVLICDPRKEFVYGWEEQHGRFVPGMPDDAVLSIETDERTAIVALTHDPRLDDMALLTALNSRAFYVGALGSRVNSQKRRENLAQLGLEPQAIERLHGPIGLHIGSHTPAEIALSVMSEIVAIKNGIDLLQKKPSQVTAQVSA; this is encoded by the coding sequence ATGGACAGCGTTGATCTGAATGTCCTGCGCAGCGTGCTGGAATGGCGCCGCGCGGGGCAGCGCGTGACCTTGTACAGCGTGGTCCAGACCTGGGGCAGCGCGCCGCGGCCACCGGGCGCCATGCTGGCCTTGCGCGAAGACGGCATGGTGATCGGCTCGGTCTCGGGCGGTTGTATCGAGGACGACCTGATCGCCCGTCTGCACGATGGTCGCCTGCCTCAGGACGGGCCGCCGGTACAGCTGGTGACCTATGGCGTGACCCGCGAGGAGGCCGCGCGTTTTGGCCTGCCTTGCGGCGGCACCTTGCGCCTGACCGAGGAACGGGTTGGCGATCCGGCCTGGGTCGCCGAACTGCTGGCGCGTTGCGAGGCGCATGAGATCGTCGCCCGGGAGTTGAGCCTGAGCAGCGGTGAAGTGCTGTTGAAACCGGCCAGCAAGACCGACGTGCTGAGCTTCGATGACACGACCCTGCGGGCAATCTATGGCCCGCGCTGGCGGCTGTTGCTGATCGGCGCCGGGCAGTTGTCGAGGTATGTGGCGGAAATGGCGCGGCTGCTGGATTTCGAAGTGCTGATCTGCGATCCGCGCAAGGAGTTCGTCTACGGCTGGGAAGAGCAGCACGGGCGTTTTGTGCCGGGGATGCCGGACGATGCGGTGCTGAGCATCGAGACCGACGAGCGTACCGCCATTGTCGCGCTGACCCATGACCCGAGGCTGGATGACATGGCGCTGCTGACCGCGCTCAATTCCCGGGCGTTTTACGTCGGGGCGCTGGGCTCTCGGGTCAACAGTCAGAAGCGTCGGGAGAATCTGGCCCAGCTGGGGCTGGAGCCGCAGGCCATCGAACGCTTGCACGGGCCTATCGGCCTGCATATCGGCAGCCATACGCCGGCGGAGATTGCCCTGTCGGTGATGTCGGAGATCGTCGCCATCAAGAACGGCATCGACCTGTTGCAGAAAAAGCCGTCTCAAGTCACTGCGCAGGTGAGCGCTTGA
- a CDS encoding nucleotidyltransferase family protein: protein MSQSLCAVVLAAGQGSRYRQAAGAEQDKLLAPCQGRDRVVRPVIEQVLRSLPALLARRVLVTTPNRPEVIALAEAYGCQVVLLDSPGMGDSLAAAVGACADASGWLVVLGDMPFILPSSIESVARGLGERMIRVPVFEEDYGHPVAFGAAFGQALQGLSGDRGARPLFATGQVVEVELADAGVLWDVDVPQALVFIG, encoded by the coding sequence TTGAGTCAGTCGCTGTGCGCGGTGGTCCTGGCCGCAGGGCAGGGCAGCCGTTATCGGCAGGCGGCAGGGGCCGAGCAGGACAAGTTGCTGGCTCCATGCCAGGGGCGGGACAGGGTGGTCAGGCCGGTAATCGAACAGGTCTTGAGGAGCTTGCCCGCACTGTTGGCCCGAAGAGTCCTGGTGACAACGCCGAATCGTCCCGAAGTGATTGCGTTGGCTGAAGCCTATGGCTGCCAGGTGGTACTGCTGGATTCGCCGGGCATGGGTGACAGCCTCGCGGCGGCCGTTGGGGCCTGCGCCGATGCCAGTGGCTGGCTGGTGGTGCTGGGGGACATGCCCTTTATCCTGCCGTCGAGTATCGAGAGCGTGGCGCGGGGGCTGGGCGAGCGGATGATCAGGGTCCCGGTCTTCGAAGAGGACTATGGTCACCCGGTGGCTTTTGGCGCGGCTTTTGGGCAGGCGTTGCAGGGCCTGTCCGGGGATCGGGGAGCCAGGCCATTGTTTGCCACGGGGCAGGTTGTCGAGGTGGAACTGGCGGATGCCGGTGTGTTGTGGGATGTGGATGTGCCGCAGGCGTTGGTTTTTATCGGTTGA
- the rne gene encoding ribonuclease E — MKRMLINATQPEELRVALVDGQRLYDLDIESGAREQKKANIYKGRITRIEPSLEAAFVDFGSERHGFLPLKEISREYFKKAPEGRVNIKDVLSEGQEVIVQVEKEERGNKGAALTTFISLAGRYLVLMPNNPRAGGISRRIEGEERNELREALNGLVAPADMGLIVRTAGLGRSSEEMQWDLDYLLQLWTAIKEASLDRAAPFLIYQESNVIIRAIRDYLRQDIGEVLIDSVEAQDEALTFIRQVMPQYASKIKLYEDSVPLFNRFQIESQIETAFQRVVELPSGGSIVIDPTEALVSIDINSARATKGSDIEETALQTNLEAAEEIARQLRLRDIGGLIVIDFIDMTPAKNQRAVEEKVRECLEADRARVQVGRISRFGLLEMSRQRLRPSLGESSGIVCPRCNGTGIIRDVESLSLAILRLIEEEALKDRTAEVRAQVPIPVAAFLLNEKRNSITKIELRTRARIVILPNDHLETPHFEVQRLRDDSPEASINQSSYEIAAAAAEAEEVQPAAATRTLVRQEAAVKTAPARANAPVPTEVAAAPVAAPATVAEPSLFKGLVKSLVSLFATKEEPAAPVVVEKPATERPARNEERRNGRQQSRNRNGRRDEERKPREERAPREERAPREAREERQPREVREAREEVQATAREERAPRPPREERQPRPPREDRKPRGEREERVRELREPLDAAPAATAEERPARQPREERQPRPPREERQPRAEQAAAVAEEELLPNEEQLQEDGQENVEGDRPRRRSRGQRRRSNRRERQRDANGNVIEGSEENSEEPSSADLAAGLAVTAAVASTVISAPAEAQAHEQAERATAAVREAAPTVEAPVVEATTAVEIPAAPAVEVAQVREEQREEQAAQPAVVAEQPAVVAEPVIETPVAEAPLAEPALEAPRAFERAAEAFAAEAPAPVAEVVAAEPVVAEPVVAAPAAPVEAPAAEVAAPVVEAAPVSALTSTGRAPNDPREVRRRKREAERLQKEAELAAAAAAEAPVEAVVAAEPAPVVAEVVEAAPAAEPVIEQPAPAADEAPRSVEEVVEHKPKALEEEHEPKPLV; from the coding sequence ATGAAAAGAATGCTGATTAACGCAACCCAACCCGAAGAGTTGCGTGTTGCACTGGTAGATGGCCAACGCCTCTACGACCTGGACATCGAATCCGGTGCACGCGAGCAGAAGAAGGCCAACATCTATAAAGGCCGTATCACTCGCATCGAACCAAGCCTCGAGGCTGCCTTTGTCGATTTCGGCTCTGAGCGCCACGGCTTCCTGCCCCTCAAAGAAATTTCCCGCGAATACTTCAAGAAAGCCCCCGAAGGCCGCGTCAATATCAAGGACGTCCTGAGCGAAGGCCAGGAAGTCATCGTTCAGGTCGAAAAAGAAGAACGTGGCAACAAGGGCGCAGCCCTGACCACCTTCATCAGCCTGGCCGGTCGTTACCTGGTGCTGATGCCGAACAACCCGCGTGCCGGCGGCATCTCCCGCCGCATCGAAGGCGAAGAGCGCAACGAACTGCGCGAAGCCCTGAACGGCCTGGTAGCCCCTGCCGACATGGGCCTGATCGTGCGCACTGCCGGCCTGGGCCGCAGCAGCGAAGAAATGCAGTGGGACCTCGACTACCTGCTGCAACTCTGGACCGCCATCAAAGAAGCCTCGCTGGACCGCGCAGCGCCTTTCCTGATCTACCAGGAAAGCAACGTGATCATCCGCGCCATCCGCGACTACCTGCGCCAGGACATCGGCGAAGTGCTGATCGACAGCGTTGAAGCCCAGGACGAAGCCCTGACCTTCATCCGCCAGGTGATGCCGCAGTACGCCAGCAAGATCAAGCTGTACGAAGACAGCGTTCCGCTGTTCAACCGTTTCCAGATCGAAAGCCAGATCGAAACCGCCTTCCAGCGCGTCGTCGAACTGCCTTCCGGTGGCTCCATCGTCATCGATCCGACCGAAGCCCTGGTGTCCATCGACATCAACTCGGCTCGCGCCACCAAAGGCAGCGACATCGAGGAAACCGCCCTGCAGACCAACCTGGAAGCAGCGGAAGAAATCGCTCGCCAGTTGCGCCTGCGTGATATCGGCGGCCTGATCGTCATCGACTTCATCGACATGACCCCGGCCAAGAACCAGCGCGCCGTGGAAGAGAAAGTCCGCGAATGCCTGGAAGCCGACCGCGCTCGCGTCCAGGTCGGTCGCATCTCGCGCTTCGGCCTGCTGGAAATGTCCCGTCAGCGCCTGCGCCCATCCCTCGGCGAAAGCAGCGGCATCGTCTGCCCACGCTGCAACGGCACCGGCATCATCCGCGACGTCGAATCGCTGTCGCTGGCGATCCTGCGCCTGATCGAAGAAGAAGCCCTGAAAGACCGCACCGCCGAAGTTCGCGCCCAAGTGCCGATTCCAGTCGCGGCCTTCCTGCTCAACGAAAAACGCAATTCGATCACCAAGATCGAACTGCGCACCCGCGCTCGTATCGTCATTCTGCCGAACGACCATCTCGAAACGCCGCACTTCGAAGTCCAGCGTCTGCGCGATGACAGCCCGGAAGCCAGCATCAACCAGTCCAGCTACGAAATCGCCGCTGCCGCTGCCGAAGCCGAAGAAGTCCAGCCAGCCGCCGCGACCCGCACCCTGGTTCGCCAGGAAGCGGCCGTCAAGACCGCTCCAGCCCGCGCCAACGCACCGGTCCCAACCGAAGTTGCCGCCGCTCCTGTTGCCGCTCCGGCCACCGTTGCCGAGCCAAGCCTGTTCAAGGGCCTGGTGAAGTCCCTGGTCAGCCTGTTCGCCACCAAGGAAGAACCAGCCGCTCCGGTCGTGGTTGAAAAACCGGCCACCGAGCGCCCTGCGCGCAACGAAGAACGCCGCAACGGTCGCCAGCAGAGCCGCAACCGTAACGGTCGTCGCGACGAAGAACGCAAGCCGCGCGAAGAACGTGCCCCTCGTGAAGAACGCGCACCGCGCGAAGCCCGCGAAGAGCGTCAGCCACGTGAAGTCCGCGAGGCTCGCGAGGAAGTCCAGGCCACCGCTCGCGAAGAGCGCGCGCCACGTCCGCCACGGGAAGAGCGTCAACCACGCCCACCGCGCGAAGACCGCAAGCCACGTGGTGAGCGTGAAGAGCGTGTGCGTGAACTGCGCGAACCGCTGGATGCCGCTCCTGCCGCTACCGCTGAAGAGCGTCCGGCTCGCCAGCCACGCGAAGAGCGTCAACCGCGCCCACCGCGTGAAGAGCGTCAACCGCGTGCCGAACAGGCTGCTGCCGTGGCTGAAGAAGAGCTGCTGCCGAACGAAGAGCAACTGCAGGAAGACGGCCAGGAGAACGTCGAAGGCGATCGTCCACGCCGCCGCTCCCGTGGCCAGCGTCGTCGCAGCAACCGTCGTGAGCGCCAGCGTGATGCCAACGGCAATGTGATCGAAGGTTCGGAAGAAAACAGCGAAGAGCCAAGCAGCGCCGATCTGGCCGCAGGCCTGGCGGTAACCGCCGCTGTTGCCAGCACCGTGATCAGCGCCCCTGCCGAAGCCCAGGCTCACGAGCAGGCCGAACGTGCGACCGCTGCCGTCCGGGAAGCCGCACCGACCGTCGAAGCACCGGTCGTCGAGGCCACCACTGCGGTAGAGATTCCAGCAGCACCTGCTGTTGAAGTCGCCCAGGTTCGTGAAGAACAGCGCGAAGAACAGGCCGCGCAACCTGCCGTTGTTGCAGAACAACCCGCAGTGGTTGCCGAGCCTGTGATCGAAACGCCAGTCGCAGAAGCACCATTGGCAGAGCCAGCCCTGGAAGCGCCTCGTGCCTTCGAGCGTGCTGCCGAGGCGTTCGCTGCCGAAGCGCCTGCGCCAGTCGCAGAAGTCGTGGCTGCTGAGCCTGTAGTTGCCGAGCCTGTGGTTGCCGCACCGGCAGCACCAGTTGAAGCACCTGCCGCCGAAGTGGCTGCACCGGTTGTCGAGGCCGCTCCGGTCAGCGCCCTGACCAGCACCGGTCGCGCACCAAACGACCCACGTGAAGTGCGTCGTCGCAAGCGCGAAGCCGAGCGTCTGCAGAAGGAAGCCGAACTGGCTGCCGCTGCCGCCGCTGAAGCTCCGGTAGAAGCCGTAGTGGCTGCCGAGCCTGCGCCGGTGGTTGCCGAGGTGGTCGAGGCTGCTCCTGCTGCCGAACCGGTCATCGAGCAACCTGCCCCTGCCGCCGACGAAGCCCCGCGTTCCGTCGAAGAAGTGGTAGAGCACAAGCCCAAGGCCCTGGAAGAAGAGCACGAGCCTAAACCCCTCGTCTGA